The Kineococcus radiotolerans SRS30216 = ATCC BAA-149 genomic interval CGCCGGCCAGGTCGAGGGCCTCGTCGCACCACCTGACCAGGTGGGACAGGGCCACGCCGCGCTGGTGGTGGAGGTGCACGGCGTCGGCGCGCTGGTGGTAGGCGTCGTGCTCGGTGTCGGCGGCCTTCTGCAGCAGCAGGGGCAGCAGCCAGGTGTACTTCACGCAGGAGGCGACGACCCCGAGGCGGGCGTCGCGGTCGGTGCCGTCCCAGCCGCCGGCCCGCAACCCCTCCAGGTACGCGGGGAAGCAGGCCGCTTCCAGTTCCGCGAGGCGTTCGGCGGGCCAGAACAGGTCGAAGACGGCGTCGGGCAGGTAGTTGCCGAGGTCCTCCCCGACGGCGCCGTCGCCGGCGAAGGCCCAGTCCAGCAGGACGACCTCACCGTTGGGGCGGCGGATGACGTTGGCGACCCAGGCGTCGAGGTGGCAGAGGGTGCGGGGCAGGGTCTCCACCACCCTCAGCAGGTCCTCGCGGTGGGCCAGCAGCCGCGCCCACCCCGACCGCAGGTCAGGGGGCCAGGTGCCGCGGATGAGGGGCTGCTCCCACGCCGCGTCGGCTTCGGCGGTGTCGTCGACGAGGGTGAGGTCGCCGGGGCGACTGGTGGAGTAGGCGCGCAGGAAGCCGTGCGAGGCCCACGCCGGGGTGGGCTGGAGGGGTCGGGCCTGCCAGCGCCCCAGCGCGGTGGCGGTGGCGACGTGGTCGTCGAGGGTGAAGTCGGCCCCGGCGGTACCGGGCACGTCCTCCAGCCACAGGTCGATGCCCTCCTCACCGGGGCGGACGTCGGCGGTGGGCAGGTCCAGGCCGGTACCGGTGAGGGAGGCCCGCAGTCGTGGGTCGGTGTAGACCTCGGCTTCGCGGGCCCAGTAGTTCCAGTCGCTGGGGGTGGCCGAGGAGGCCCAGTGCGCGGGGGCGGTGGCGACGGTTCCGGCGCGGCGCAGTTGCTTGTGGATGCGGGTGGTGCCGTCGGGGGCGAGGACGCGTTCGACGACACCGGTGGTGGCGTTGTCCGGGTTGAACCTCAGCGTCCGGCGCTGCCGCGGGGGCATGGCCGCGATCCTCGCAGGCGGAGCGACGGCCTGGTCGTCGGGCGGGGGGCACGACAGCGGGACGACCGGATCACCCGTTCACGGCCGAGGCGCTTCGGCGGGGGCAGGGTTCGGCGGAGGTTCGCCGCTGAGTCGTGCTGCGAGCGTGGGCGGAAGGCGGCGCGCGGGCCCTGCTCGTGCTGCTCGTCGGCACGTACCTGGGGGTTTCGGCGCCGAGCGGGCTGGTGATCCACCACCGGTGGGCGGGTGGCACCTGGCCACCCGCCCACCTCCGGCGGGATCACGCTTCCGACGGGTCCTTCGCGACGTCGCACCACACCTGGGTGCACCCCGGCAACTGGCGCCAACCCCACTGGCTGCTCAGCCCGTTCAGCAGTCCTTCCGCCTCGTCGGACACGTCGACGACGACGGGTCCGGCCAGGTCGACCAGGACGCTGAGCTGGCCGGGTTCATCGCGCATGGCCACGCCGAGGACGTGGTGGGCGCGCCCACCCACGGCCATCAGTTCCCCCGCTGCTTGGACGACGTCGTCCGCGCGTTCCTCCGGCATCCCGCTCTGCTGGGCGTAGAGGTCGAGGAGGCGTCGCGCCTGGGCGAGGGCGTCCGGGTTCGGCGCCAGGGTGAGGTAAACCTCGTCGCTGGTGCCCGGGTCGAAACTCACGGTTCTGCCTCTCTGGGTGTTCTGGGTGTTCTGGATCCCCGGCCCTGCGGTTGGGGGGAGGGGAGGAGGCGCCCACGGTCCCGGCGGCCGGACCGTCGGCGACCCGGCTGAGCCCGGTGGTGGCGCTCGGCGGCGGGTGCGTGCCGCGGCCCGTCCGGGGAGGACCTCAGGTGGGGAGGCGTCGCTCCTCGCCGGGTGGCCGCCGGGAGCGGGAGCGCCTCCTCAGGAGGACCCGGACCACCCCTGCCGTCGGCGGCGGTGACGGGGAGTCCCGGGCGCCACGACACGTCGGTGCGGGCACGACGAGGTGGCGCGCGGGAGGCGGGGGGAGCAGGGCGTGGACGCCATGTCAGGTACTCCAGGTGCGGAGTGTCGTCAGGCCGTCGTTGGACCGTCATCGAAGGATATCGGTACACCGCGCCACGACAACCTGGAACCGGCGTCCGGCCGGCGTGGGCCGGCCCGCGAACCGGTGGCGACGGGGGTCGGTGGTGAGGAACCTCGGGCCGGAGGCGTGAACCGGGCCCTCGCGGGGTAGGCCACCGTCGACACACCCGACGACGGAGGTAGCCATGTCCCAGGACCAGACCCAGCCCCAGGACCCGCAGGAGCAGTTCTCCCAGCCCGACTCCGAGGGCGAGCAGATCCCCCACCCCGGACGCACCCGGGACATGGGTGACCAGCCCGACCACGGCGAGGACTCCTACCGGGGCAGCAACCGCCTGGACGGCAAGAAGGCGATCATCACGGGTGGGGACTCCGGCATCGGACGCGCGGTCGCGATCGCGTTCGCCCGTGAGGGCGCCGACGTCCTCATCGCCTACCTGCCCGAGGAGGAGGAGGACGCGCAGACCACGATCCGCCACGTCGAGCAGGCCGGGCGCAAGGGCGTCGCGGTACCCGTGGACCTGCGCGAGGAGGACGCCTGCCAGCAGGTCGTCGACCGCGCTGTCGCGGAGTTCGGGCGCATCGACGTGCTGGTGAACAACGCGGCCTACCAGATGGCGCAGCCCGGTGGCATCGAGGACATCACCACCGAGCAGTTCGACCGGGTCCTCAAGACGAACCTGTACGCCATGTTCTGGCTGTGCAAGAAGGCCGTCCCGCACATGCAGCCCGGCGCCACCATCATCAACACCTCCTCCATCCAGGCGTACCAGCCCTCCCCGCCGCTGCTGGACTACGCCACCACCAAGGCCGGCATCGTCAACTTCACCAAGGGACTCGGCCAGATGCTGGCCGAGAAGGGCATCCGGGTGAACTCCGTGGCCCCCGGCCCCATCTGGACACCGCTGATCCCGGCGACGATGCCGGAGGAGAAGGTCGAGACCTTCGGCGAGGACGCTCCCCTGGGGCGTGCGGGGCAGCCGGCCGAGCTCGCCCCGGCGTACGTGTTCTTCGCCTCCCAGGAGTCCAGCTACATCACCGCCGAGGTCCTCGGCGTGACCGGCGGTTCGCCCCTCGCCTGAACCGCCCCCGACCACGGGCCCGTCGGTGGCCGACGGGGGGTGCACCCCCTCGCGGCCACCGGACGGGACCGCGAGGCCCGGCCGCCGCGGGCAGCCGGCCGGCCGGTGGTCCCGGGACCCGCGGTGAGCGTGTGCACCGTGCGCCCCACCGCCGGTGGGAGCGGCACCGGGTGAGCCTGCGGCAGCGACGAGGTGTGAGTCATCTCACGGGCCCGCACCCCGGGCCGGCCAGCCCCCCGTGCTCGCGTTGTGGAACGGCCCGGGCTGACGTCTGATGAGCCCATGGCAGTCACCCTGCGGTCGATCGAGGTCGCCGTCCCACCCACCGTGCTCGTCCAGCACCAGTTGCGCGACCTCTTCACCGCCCAGCCCGGTCTGAGCCGGCTCGGGGCGCGGCTGGCGGCCGCGGCGTTCAACGCCTCCGGGATCGAACGCCGCCACACCGTGCTCGCCGAGCTCGCCCCCGACGCCGGCACCGGCGCGACCGCCTTCTTCGACCCCGCCACCGGCCGGCTGCTCGACCCGAGCACCGGCGTGCGCAACGCCGTCTACGCCCGCGAGGCCGACGCGCTGTTCGTCCGGGCGGCGGCCGCCGCCCTCGCCGGGTGCGAGGGGATCGACGCCCAGGACGTCACCCACGTCGTCACCGCCTCCTGCACGGGCTTCTACTCGCCCGGACCGGACTACCGGATCGTGCGCGCCCTCGGCCTGCAGCCGTCCGTGCAGCGCTCCCACGTGGGCTTCATGGGCTGCTACGCCGCCTTCCCCGCGCTGCGGCAGGCGAACGCGATCTGCCGCGCCGACCCCGACGCCGTCGTCCTCGTCGCCGCCGCCGAGCTGTGCACGCTGCACGTGCACGTGCGCGACGACCAGGACACCGTCGTGGGGGCCTCCCTGTTCGCCGACGGCGCCGCCGCCGCCGTCGTCACCGGCCGCGACCTCGGGCCCGCCCCGGCGCTGCAGTTGGACGACCTCGCCAGCGTCCTGACGCCGGTGGGCGAGGAGGCGATGGCGTGGAGCATCGGGGACAACGGCTTCGAGATGGTGCTCGGCTCCTACGTCCCGCACATCATCGACGAGCACGTCGAGTCCGCGCTGGCCCCGCTGATGGCCCGGGACGCCTCGCTGCGCGGCAGCGCCCACCACGAGATCGAGCACTGGGCCGTCCACCCGGGCGGGCGCAGCATCCTCGACAAGGTGGAGACGACGCTGGGGCTGTCGACCGAGCAGATGCGCCCCTCGCGCGAGGTGCTGCGCGACTTCGGCAACATGAGCAGCGCCACCGTCCTGTTCGTCCTGCGCGACGTCCTGGCCCGGGCCACGGCGGGCGAACGGGTGTGCGCCATGGCCTTCGGGCCCGGCCTGACCGTGGAGTCGGGGCTGTTCACCCGGGTCGGCTCCCCGGCCCCCGCGACCCTGCCCGCGAGCGAGGACGAGACCGAGCCGGCGGCGGTGGCGGGACCCCGGCGCGAACTGCTGGGCGCCCGGTGACCCTGCCCGACCTCCGCACGCGCGACCGCACCGCCGTCGAGCTCATGGACGACCCGGACTGCGACCTGCCCGCGCTGGAACGCACCTACGCGCAGTTCCGCGCCGTGAACGCCGTGGTCGCCGGCTGGCAGCTCGCCTACCGCCGGCACGTGCGGCCGCTGCTGCGCGAGGACCGGGTCACCACGATCCTCGACGTCGGCTGCGGCGGTGGCGACCTGGCGCGGGCGCTGGCCCGCTGGGCGCGCCGGGACGGGCGCCGCGCGCAGGTCACCGGCATCGACCCCGACCGTCGGGCGCACGCCTGGGCGGCGCGCCAGCCGCCGGTGCCGGGGGTGGACTTCCGGTGCGCCCACAGCAGCGACCTCGTGGCCGAGGGCCTGCGCTTCGACGTCGTCGTCTCCAACCACGTCCTGCACCACCTCGACGAGCCCGACCTGCGCACGCTGCTGGAGGACTCGCGCGCGCTGGCCCGCGCCCGGGTCGCGCACAGCGACATCGCCCGCGGCGCCTGGGCGTACCGGCTGTTCTCGTGGGGGACCCGGCCGCTGGCGGCCGGCTCGTTCATCCGCGAGGACGGGCTGACCTCGATCCGCCGCAGCTACACCCCCGCCGAGCTCGCGGCGGCGGCCGGACCGGGCTGGCGCGTCGAGCGGCCGTGGCCGGCCCGCAACCTGCTCCTCGACGACGAGCTGCCCGGCGACGCCCTCCCCGGCGACGCGCCCGCCGGCGACGGACCGCGCTGACGTGCCCGACTGCGAGGTGCTCGTCGTCGGCGGCGGGCCCACGGGGCTCTTCCTCGGCGCGCTGCTGGCCCGGGACGGCGTCGACGTCGCCGTCCTCGAGCGCCGGTCCGGGCCCAGCACCCACTCGCGGGCCATCGGGCTGCACCCGCCCGCCCTGGAGGCGCTGGAGGAGCTGGACGTGCGCGAGGCGGTGGTGGCGGCCGGCGTGCGGGTGCACACCGGCCAGGCGCGCAGCCGGGGCCGCCTGCTGGGCTCGCTGACGTTCGAGCGGGCGTGGCCGCAGAACCCGTTCGTGCTGACCCTGCCCCAGCAGCGGACCGAGGCGGTCCTGGAGCAGCGCCTGGCGGACCTGGCCCCCGGCGCGCTGCGGCGGGACCGGGAGGTGCTGGAGGTGCACGACGCGGGCCTGGGGCCGGTGCGCGTCCTGGTGCGGCCCACCGCACCGGCCGGGGCGGAGCCGGAGACCTGGACCGCCCGGGTCGTCGTCGTGGCCGGCGGCGCGCACGGGCGCACCCGCGAGCTGACCGGCATCACCGGGCGGGTCCGCGCCTACCCGGACACCTACCTCATGGGCGACTTCGCCGACGCGACCTCCGACCCGGGGACCGCGGCGATCCACCTCGAGCCCGCGGGCGTCGTGGAGTCCTTCCCCCTGCCCGGCGGGGTGCGCCGCTGGGTCGTGCACACCGGGTGGGTCCCGGCGCCGGCGTCGGCGCCGCGGCTGGCCGAGCTCGTGGCCGAGCGCACCGGCGCGGTGCTCGACGTCGCCTCGAACTCCATGGTCAGCGCGTTCGCCGTCCGCCGCCGGATCGCCGAGCGCATGGTCCGCGGGCGCCGGGTCGTCCTCGGGGACGCCGCGCACGAGATCAGCCCCATCGGCGGCCAGGGCATGACGCTGGGCTGGCTGGACGCGGGCGAACTGGCCCCGCTGCTCGTGCGGGAGCTGCGCCGCGGTGCCGGCCGGGAGCTCGACGGCGTGCCCGAGCTGGTGGCCTTCCAGCGGCGCCGGCTGGCCGCGTCCCGCCGGGCGGCGTGGCAGGCGGGAGCCAACACGCGCCTCGGCCGGCCGGTGCCCGCCGGGGTGCGCGGGGCGCGCAACGGCCTCCTGCGGGCCGTGCTGGCGACCCCCGCGCGCCACGGGCTGGCGGGGGCCTTCTCGATGCGCTGGGCCGGCGCGGGCCAGCAGCCCCGGCGGGCGGGGGCAGCGCGATCGCGGGTCCCGGTTCCGCCCGCTCCGGCGGCCGGACGGCGCTGAGCTCCGCACCGGTCGGTCGCCGCAGCGTGCGCGCCCGCTCCGCCCGGCTGAAGGTCCTCCGGGGAACCCGGGGACGGGGTGGCACGCCGACCCCGCCCGGTGGGGTCGGCCCGCTCCTCAGCGCGCGGGCCGTGGAGCCCAGGTGTCCTCCAGCACCGCCGGCCGGCAGGCCACGGTGGACGCCACGGCCAGCACCCCCACGGTGACCAGCAGCACCGCCAACGCGGGGGTCCAGCTGCCGGTGGCCTCGTGGACCACTCCGACCAGCACCGGCCCGGGAACCGCCACCGCGTACCCCACTCCCTGCACGAAACCGGACAGCGCCGTCGCCCCCTCCGCGGTGCGCGTGCGCAGGTTGATGAGGGCCAGCACGACGGGGAACACGCCCTGCGCCAACCCGAGCAGGACGATCCACACCGCGGTCCCCGGCACCGGGGACAGCGCGAGCCCCAGGTACCCGCTGACGTAGCACGCGGCCAGCAGGGCGACCAGCGGCCACGGGTTGCGCATGCGCGCGGCCAGCAACGGCCCGGCGAAGGACAGCGGCAGCCCGAGGATCGCCAGCAGCCCCACCCAGCGACCACCGGCCTCCACCGCGAGCCCGGCGTCGGTGAGGATCTGCGGCAGCCACGCGAACAACGCGTACGTGTTGAGCGAGTTCATCCCGAAGGTCACGGCCAGGCCCCAGGCCAGCGGGCTGCGCCACGCGCGACCGGCCCCGCCCCCTGCCCTCGCCGCGGGGACGGAGGAGGCGCGGGGCCGGCGGTCGGCGTCGAGCCCCCGACGGCGCGCCGCCGCCCGCCGCGCGAGGACGACGCACCACGGCAGGACCGCGACCACCGCCAGGGCGGACCAGGAACCCACCGACACCCGCCACCCGAAGGCCCGGGCCAGCGGCACGGACAGCAGCGGGGGCGTGGTCGTGCTGAACGCCATGGTCATCGAGTAGGCCGCCGTCACCGCCCCGATGCGGTCGGGGAAGTAGCGCTTGACGAGCGGCGGGAGCAGGACGTTGCCCATCCCCATCCCGCCGAGCGCCACCACCGACCAGACGATGAAGGCCGCCGGTGCCTCCGTCGTCGACCGGGCGACCTCACCCGCGCCGGACAGCAGCATCGCCGCGACCAGCGTCGGTTCCAGCCCCCACTGGCGCGCCACCAGCGGTGCGAGGGAACCGAACACGGCGAAGGAGACCAGCGGCGCCGCACCCAGGAGCCCCGCCAGGGTGTCGTCGAAGGCGACGTCCCGGCGGACGATGTCGAGGATCGGGGAGACCGCCGCGATGGCGATGCGCAGGTTCAGGGCGACGAGCACGATCCCGAGGAGCACGACCCACCGCCCCCGCCGGGCAGCAGCAGGTTCAGCGACAGGCATGGGCACCGGATTCGTCGAGGGCGCGGTCATCGTCAGCGGACGCCGCCAGCTCAGACGCGGGAGACGACGCCGGTCAGGCTATCCGGCACCGGGTGCCGGACCAGCACGGGACCACCCGCCGGGGGAGCACCGCTGGGGCAGTGCGAGGCCCCCGCACCGTGGAGGGGCGGGGGCCTCGGGCGGCCGGGACGAGGTCGTCGCGGGTCAGGCCTTCGTGGCGGTCCGGCGGGTGGTGGTCTTCTTCGCTGCGGTGGTCTTGGTCGCAGTGGTCTTGGCCGGGGTGGTCTTGGTCGCGGTGGTCTTGGTCGCGGTGGTGCGCGCCGGAGCGGTCTTGGCCGGAGCGGTCTTCGTCGCCGCCGTGCGGGCCGGGGTGGCCGTCTTCGCGGTGGCCGTCTTGCTGGCCGTCTTGGTGGTGGTCTTGCTGGCGGTCTTGGCGGTGGGTGCGGTGCCGGTGGTCTTGGCCTTCAGCTCGCCCTGGTAGGCGCGCAGGGCCTTGGTGTCGGAGACGATCTCCTTGAAGGCGGTGCCGGGGCGGAAGCGCGGCACGGAGGTCTTCTTGATCTTGACGGCTTCGCCGGTGCGGGGGTTGCGGCCGGTGCGGGCGTTGCGGGCCTGCTTCTCGAAGGTGCCGAAGCCGCTGATGGCGATCTTGTCGCCCTTGGCGACGGTGAGCTGGATGAGTTCGATGACGGCTTCGACGGCGGCGGTGGCTTCCTTGCGTCCGCCGAGTCGGGTTTCGAGGGCGTCGACCATCTCGGTCTTGTTCACGGGGTTCCTCCTGCGGGTGGGGTGTGACCGGGTCGTTCGGGTCGCCGGGGCCGTGCAGGAGCTCGACTGGGGATGACGGTACGACTGGTGATCGCCCTCGCGCCACCGGAGGTGGGGGTGGGTGGGGTGGGGAGTCGTTGCGCCCCAACCCGCCTGGAACGCAGCGTCCGGCACGTCTGCTGCGGTGCAGTGGATCTCAGCTACGCGGTCGTCTCCGGCGGCCCGCGCACCGGGTCCTGCCTGGACCAGCCCGGTGGGCGGGTCGCGCTCCTGCGTCGAGGACGGGGGCCCGCGCCCCGCGCGGGGAGGGCGGGCGACCCGGGCGTCTCGCCGTTCGGCCGGCCACGGTCGTGACGCGGCGATCCGCCCGGTGGGTGACCGCGATCGCGGGGCAACCGGAGGGGCCTGACCGTCGTCTTCGCTGGTGGACCGTCATCGGTCCAGCCACCCGGCCTGGTGCGCGGGTGGTGTCGACGGGCTCCCACGGGGGCCCACGAACGGGTGAGGGAGCTGCGTGAGCGGGTTCGAACGGCGGGAGCGCCGGGCCGGGTGCTCGTCCCCGGTGCGGGACGTGTCGTCCCGTGCGGTGACCGGAGCGGTCGGCGGAGGGCGGCGGGCGCAGCGTGCGGTCGTGGCCCCGGCGGAGCAGGACCCACCGGTGCGCGTCGGCGATGCGCTCGACTGAGATCGCCGTCTCCGTGGCTGAACCCACCGCGCACGTCGCTGCCGACCCCACCCCTCCACCCCGGGGAGAACGCGTGTCCCTCCGCCAGTCGCTGCCGTCGCCGTCCCCGGCCCCGGTCTCGCTGCCCCGCCCGCGAGGAGCCACCTCGCGCCCCGGCCCGGCGGTCGGCGG includes:
- a CDS encoding aminoglycoside phosphotransferase, with the protein product MPPRQRRTLRFNPDNATTGVVERVLAPDGTTRIHKQLRRAGTVATAPAHWASSATPSDWNYWAREAEVYTDPRLRASLTGTGLDLPTADVRPGEEGIDLWLEDVPGTAGADFTLDDHVATATALGRWQARPLQPTPAWASHGFLRAYSTSRPGDLTLVDDTAEADAAWEQPLIRGTWPPDLRSGWARLLAHREDLLRVVETLPRTLCHLDAWVANVIRRPNGEVVLLDWAFAGDGAVGEDLGNYLPDAVFDLFWPAERLAELEAACFPAYLEGLRAGGWDGTDRDARLGVVASCVKYTWLLPLLLQKAADTEHDAYHQRADAVHLHHQRGVALSHLVRWCDEALDLAGGTTSR
- a CDS encoding ATP-binding protein, with protein sequence MSFDPGTSDEVYLTLAPNPDALAQARRLLDLYAQQSGMPEERADDVVQAAGELMAVGGRAHHVLGVAMRDEPGQLSVLVDLAGPVVVDVSDEAEGLLNGLSSQWGWRQLPGCTQVWCDVAKDPSEA
- a CDS encoding SDR family oxidoreductase; its protein translation is MSQDQTQPQDPQEQFSQPDSEGEQIPHPGRTRDMGDQPDHGEDSYRGSNRLDGKKAIITGGDSGIGRAVAIAFAREGADVLIAYLPEEEEDAQTTIRHVEQAGRKGVAVPVDLREEDACQQVVDRAVAEFGRIDVLVNNAAYQMAQPGGIEDITTEQFDRVLKTNLYAMFWLCKKAVPHMQPGATIINTSSIQAYQPSPPLLDYATTKAGIVNFTKGLGQMLAEKGIRVNSVAPGPIWTPLIPATMPEEKVETFGEDAPLGRAGQPAELAPAYVFFASQESSYITAEVLGVTGGSPLA
- a CDS encoding type III polyketide synthase, which encodes MAVTLRSIEVAVPPTVLVQHQLRDLFTAQPGLSRLGARLAAAAFNASGIERRHTVLAELAPDAGTGATAFFDPATGRLLDPSTGVRNAVYAREADALFVRAAAAALAGCEGIDAQDVTHVVTASCTGFYSPGPDYRIVRALGLQPSVQRSHVGFMGCYAAFPALRQANAICRADPDAVVLVAAAELCTLHVHVRDDQDTVVGASLFADGAAAAVVTGRDLGPAPALQLDDLASVLTPVGEEAMAWSIGDNGFEMVLGSYVPHIIDEHVESALAPLMARDASLRGSAHHEIEHWAVHPGGRSILDKVETTLGLSTEQMRPSREVLRDFGNMSSATVLFVLRDVLARATAGERVCAMAFGPGLTVESGLFTRVGSPAPATLPASEDETEPAAVAGPRRELLGAR
- a CDS encoding class I SAM-dependent methyltransferase → MTLPDLRTRDRTAVELMDDPDCDLPALERTYAQFRAVNAVVAGWQLAYRRHVRPLLREDRVTTILDVGCGGGDLARALARWARRDGRRAQVTGIDPDRRAHAWAARQPPVPGVDFRCAHSSDLVAEGLRFDVVVSNHVLHHLDEPDLRTLLEDSRALARARVAHSDIARGAWAYRLFSWGTRPLAAGSFIREDGLTSIRRSYTPAELAAAAGPGWRVERPWPARNLLLDDELPGDALPGDAPAGDGPR
- a CDS encoding FAD-dependent oxidoreductase; this encodes MPDCEVLVVGGGPTGLFLGALLARDGVDVAVLERRSGPSTHSRAIGLHPPALEALEELDVREAVVAAGVRVHTGQARSRGRLLGSLTFERAWPQNPFVLTLPQQRTEAVLEQRLADLAPGALRRDREVLEVHDAGLGPVRVLVRPTAPAGAEPETWTARVVVVAGGAHGRTRELTGITGRVRAYPDTYLMGDFADATSDPGTAAIHLEPAGVVESFPLPGGVRRWVVHTGWVPAPASAPRLAELVAERTGAVLDVASNSMVSAFAVRRRIAERMVRGRRVVLGDAAHEISPIGGQGMTLGWLDAGELAPLLVRELRRGAGRELDGVPELVAFQRRRLAASRRAAWQAGANTRLGRPVPAGVRGARNGLLRAVLATPARHGLAGAFSMRWAGAGQQPRRAGAARSRVPVPPAPAAGRR
- a CDS encoding MFS transporter, with the translated sequence MPVAEPAAARRGRWVVLLGIVLVALNLRIAIAAVSPILDIVRRDVAFDDTLAGLLGAAPLVSFAVFGSLAPLVARQWGLEPTLVAAMLLSGAGEVARSTTEAPAAFIVWSVVALGGMGMGNVLLPPLVKRYFPDRIGAVTAAYSMTMAFSTTTPPLLSVPLARAFGWRVSVGSWSALAVVAVLPWCVVLARRAAARRRGLDADRRPRASSVPAARAGGGAGRAWRSPLAWGLAVTFGMNSLNTYALFAWLPQILTDAGLAVEAGGRWVGLLAILGLPLSFAGPLLAARMRNPWPLVALLAACYVSGYLGLALSPVPGTAVWIVLLGLAQGVFPVVLALINLRTRTAEGATALSGFVQGVGYAVAVPGPVLVGVVHEATGSWTPALAVLLVTVGVLAVASTVACRPAVLEDTWAPRPAR
- a CDS encoding HU family DNA-binding protein, coding for MNKTEMVDALETRLGGRKEATAAVEAVIELIQLTVAKGDKIAISGFGTFEKQARNARTGRNPRTGEAVKIKKTSVPRFRPGTAFKEIVSDTKALRAYQGELKAKTTGTAPTAKTASKTTTKTASKTATAKTATPARTAATKTAPAKTAPARTTATKTTATKTTPAKTTATKTTAAKKTTTRRTATKA